From the genome of Primulina eburnea isolate SZY01 chromosome 12, ASM2296580v1, whole genome shotgun sequence, one region includes:
- the LOC140807862 gene encoding uncharacterized protein codes for MGKPNPRRTSTGSTNLASCTLAAIFLIFLIIIIFIIYFTVVRPKEPNLTVNSVQVPSFSAANATVRFTFSQYVTVSNPNRAVFTHYDSSVQLLYGGSQVGFMFIPAGKISAGKTQYMAATFSVQPIPLMPASAGTRGEVGPTATNGPRFEPSMEVESRIEMAGRVRILHFFNHHVVTRVHCRVAIGVGDGSVLAFHC; via the coding sequence ATGGGGAAACCTAACCCCCGCAGAACCTCCACCGGCAGCACAAACTTAGCCTCATGCACTCTCGCCGCCATCTTCTTGATCTTCCTCATCATTATAATCTTCATTATCTACTTCACAGTCGTCAGACCCAAAGAACCAAATCTCACCGTCAACTCCGTTCAGGTCCCCTCCTTCTCCGCCGCGAACGCCACCGTCAGGTTCACCTTCTCCCAGTACGTCACCGTCAGCAACCCCAACCGCGCCGTTTTCACCCACTACGACAGCTCCGTGCAGTTGCTCTACGGCGGAAGCCAGGTAGGTTTCATGTTCATCCCCGCCGGGAAGATCTCCGCTGGCAAAACTCAGTACATGGCCGCCACGTTCTCTGTTCAGCCGATCCCGTTAATGCCTGCGTCAGCTGGGACGAGGGGGGAGGTGGGTCCCACCGCGACGAACGGGCCACGGTTCGAGCCGAGCATGGAGGTGGAGTCGAGGATTGAGATGGCGGGTCGGGTTCGGATCCTGCATTTCTTCAATCACCACGTGGTGACGAGGGTGCATTGTAGGGTTGCCATTGGTGTTGGTGATGGATCTGTTTTGGCATTCCATTGTTAg
- the LOC140807491 gene encoding calcineurin B-like protein 4 isoform X2, producing the protein MGCVCMKQRQAFEDPSILASQTRFTVKEVKSLDELFRKLSSSIVDDGFINREEFQLGLFRNNEKRSLLAQRMFDLFDSKHDGVIDFGEFVRSLSIFHPDTPQEEKAIFAFKIHDIENTSFIQKEGVKKMIAEFLAESSLILSDDIIEAIIDKTFEEADSERDGKIDIEEWKDFIARKPSLLENMMTVPYLKDLTTAFPSFVLRSEKEEETVDQLFN; encoded by the exons ATGGGGTGTGTTTGCATGAAGCAAAGGCAAGCATTCGAAGATCCATCCATTCTTGCATCCCAAACAAGAT TTACCGTGAAAGAGGTGAAATCTTTGGACGAGCTGTTTAGGAAACTGAGTAGCTCTATAGTTGATGATGGATTCATTAATAGG GAGGAGTTTCAGCTTGGATTGTTCAGAAACAACGAGAAGCGCTCTCTTTTGGCACAAAGG ATGTTCGACTTGTTCGACTCGAAACACGATGGCGTGATAGATTTTGGGGAATTCGTCAGATCGTTGAGCATATTCCATCCCGATACACCTCAAGAAGAGAAAGCCATTT TCGCATTTAAGATACACGACATTGAGAACACTAGCTTCATCCAAAAAGAAGGGGTAAAGAAGATGATCGCAGAATTTCTTGCTGAGTCAAGCTTGATCCTATCTGATGATATTATTGAAGCCATAATAGATAAG ACATTCGAGGAAGCAGATTCAGAAAGAGATGGCAAGATAGACATAGAAGAGTGGAAAGACTTCATTGCTCGGAAACCATCCTTGTTAGAGAACATGATGACAGTTCCTTACTTGAA GGACTTAACAACTGCATTTCCTAGTTTTGTGTTGAGATCAGAAAAGGAAGAGGAAACTGTCGACCAACTTTTCAACTGA
- the LOC140807491 gene encoding calcineurin B-like protein 1 isoform X1, whose amino-acid sequence MGCVCMKQRQAFEDPSILASQTRCMVLKKVTVKEVKSLDELFRKLSSSIVDDGFINREEFQLGLFRNNEKRSLLAQRMFDLFDSKHDGVIDFGEFVRSLSIFHPDTPQEEKAIFAFKIHDIENTSFIQKEGVKKMIAEFLAESSLILSDDIIEAIIDKTFEEADSERDGKIDIEEWKDFIARKPSLLENMMTVPYLKDLTTAFPSFVLRSEKEEETVDQLFN is encoded by the exons ATGGGGTGTGTTTGCATGAAGCAAAGGCAAGCATTCGAAGATCCATCCATTCTTGCATCCCAAACAAGATGTATGGTACTAAAAAAAG TTACCGTGAAAGAGGTGAAATCTTTGGACGAGCTGTTTAGGAAACTGAGTAGCTCTATAGTTGATGATGGATTCATTAATAGG GAGGAGTTTCAGCTTGGATTGTTCAGAAACAACGAGAAGCGCTCTCTTTTGGCACAAAGG ATGTTCGACTTGTTCGACTCGAAACACGATGGCGTGATAGATTTTGGGGAATTCGTCAGATCGTTGAGCATATTCCATCCCGATACACCTCAAGAAGAGAAAGCCATTT TCGCATTTAAGATACACGACATTGAGAACACTAGCTTCATCCAAAAAGAAGGGGTAAAGAAGATGATCGCAGAATTTCTTGCTGAGTCAAGCTTGATCCTATCTGATGATATTATTGAAGCCATAATAGATAAG ACATTCGAGGAAGCAGATTCAGAAAGAGATGGCAAGATAGACATAGAAGAGTGGAAAGACTTCATTGCTCGGAAACCATCCTTGTTAGAGAACATGATGACAGTTCCTTACTTGAA GGACTTAACAACTGCATTTCCTAGTTTTGTGTTGAGATCAGAAAAGGAAGAGGAAACTGTCGACCAACTTTTCAACTGA
- the LOC140807491 gene encoding calcineurin B-like protein 4 isoform X3 gives MYVTVKEVKSLDELFRKLSSSIVDDGFINREEFQLGLFRNNEKRSLLAQRMFDLFDSKHDGVIDFGEFVRSLSIFHPDTPQEEKAIFAFKIHDIENTSFIQKEGVKKMIAEFLAESSLILSDDIIEAIIDKTFEEADSERDGKIDIEEWKDFIARKPSLLENMMTVPYLKDLTTAFPSFVLRSEKEEETVDQLFN, from the exons ATGTATG TTACCGTGAAAGAGGTGAAATCTTTGGACGAGCTGTTTAGGAAACTGAGTAGCTCTATAGTTGATGATGGATTCATTAATAGG GAGGAGTTTCAGCTTGGATTGTTCAGAAACAACGAGAAGCGCTCTCTTTTGGCACAAAGG ATGTTCGACTTGTTCGACTCGAAACACGATGGCGTGATAGATTTTGGGGAATTCGTCAGATCGTTGAGCATATTCCATCCCGATACACCTCAAGAAGAGAAAGCCATTT TCGCATTTAAGATACACGACATTGAGAACACTAGCTTCATCCAAAAAGAAGGGGTAAAGAAGATGATCGCAGAATTTCTTGCTGAGTCAAGCTTGATCCTATCTGATGATATTATTGAAGCCATAATAGATAAG ACATTCGAGGAAGCAGATTCAGAAAGAGATGGCAAGATAGACATAGAAGAGTGGAAAGACTTCATTGCTCGGAAACCATCCTTGTTAGAGAACATGATGACAGTTCCTTACTTGAA GGACTTAACAACTGCATTTCCTAGTTTTGTGTTGAGATCAGAAAAGGAAGAGGAAACTGTCGACCAACTTTTCAACTGA